A window of the Brassica napus cultivar Da-Ae chromosome C5, Da-Ae, whole genome shotgun sequence genome harbors these coding sequences:
- the LOC106448698 gene encoding putative F-box/LRR-repeat protein At3g18150, translating to MTDDRKIEGAEDLISNLPDVILQHILCFVPTTKDAISTSLLSRRWRYVWCEVPSLSLDVGTLTTAAWVNEALTRYTAPKTKSFHLTIKYVMKNIPYMDTWIKFAMSHNVENLSLNFLHYYGGYKLLDFFYNSSSVKQLNIKLSGYNHTIVPAECTVSWTSLRNLSLTCCSLPDESMAKILSGCPILENLSLNFLRRRHHYDYKQLPDFFYNTSSFKRLNITSCSSLTEARLEISCVLLNSDFNANFLQVVVLKMLDKLKNAEKLKLGRTFIQILSLAEIRGVPFQMLKVKALTLDTKICQYVIPGIQRLLQNSPDLEKLVVGGRARFRMPPVEFLDKYLKLQGFNVNKCSWNEEHCVDAKLEHAASLVELLLINCTEKLDKIVLLLDERYLKFKTEDLTATLSHNNNVTIVLISSTNKPSRRHQRIGES from the exons ATGACAGACGACAGGAAGATCGAAGGAGCTGAAGACTTGATCAGCAATTTACCAGATGTGATCCTCCAACACATACTCTGCTTTGTTCCGACCACCAAAGATGCCATCAGTACTTCCCTCTTGTCTAGACGATGGAGGTATGTATGGTGCGAGGTACCTTCCCTATCCTTAGATGTCGGTACACTGACGACTGCAGCTTGGGTAAACGAAGCCCTAACTCGCTACACAGCTCCCAAGACAAAGAGTTTTCACCTCACAATAAAATACGTGATGAAGAACATACCATACATGGACACGTGGATCAAGTTCGCCATGTCACACAACGTTGAGAATCTTTCCCTGAATTTCCTTCATTATTATGGAGGGTATAAGCTTCTTGATTTCTTCTACAACAGTTCGTCTGTCAAGCAACTCAACATTAAGTTAAGCGGTTATAACCATACGATTGTTCCTGCCGAGTGCACTGTGTCTTGGACATCCTTGCGGAACTTATCATTGACTTGTTGTAGTCTCCCTGACGAATCCATGGCCAAGATTCTATCGGGTTGTCCGATCCTTGAGAATCTTTCCCTGAATTTCCTTCGTCGACGTCATCATTATGACTATAAGCAGCTTCCTGATTTCTTCTATAACACTTCTTCTTTCAAACGACTCAACATTACGTCATGCT CTTCTTTAACCGAAGCTAGGCTGGAAATTTCCTGTGTCTTATTGAACTCTGACTTCAACGCTAATTTTCTCCAAGTCGTGGTGTTAAAGATGCTAGATAAGTTAAAGAACGCAGAGAAGCTTAAGCTTGGGAGAACCTTTATTCAG ATTTTATCTCTTGCTGAGATTCGTGGTGTTCCTTTCCAGATGCTCAAGGTCAAAGCATTGACTCTTGATACAAAGATCTGTCAGTATGTTATTCCTGGCATACAAAGACTGTTACAAAACTCACCTGATTTAGAGAAGCTAGTAGTAGGTGGAAGGGCTCGCTTCCGCATGCCACCG GTGGAGTTTCTTGACAAATACTTGAAATTACAAGGCTTTAACGTGAACAAATGCTCTTGGAACGAAGAGCACTGCGTGGATGCAAAATTAGAGCATGCGGCTTCATTAGTGGAACTTTTGCTTATAAACTGTACAGAGAAATTAGATAAGATTGTCCTACTGTTGGATGAACGTTACCTTAAGTTTAAAACTGAAGACCTGACTGCAACACTTTCTCACAACAACAATGTCACCATTGTGCTGATCTCTTCCACCAACAAGCCAAGCCGAAGACATCAGAGGATTGGTGAATCATAG